A genomic region of Enterobacteriaceae endosymbiont of Macroplea mutica contains the following coding sequences:
- the truB gene encoding tRNA pseudouridine(55) synthase TruB, protein MPYQKNINGLLLLDKSIGLTSNKMLQKIKILFNIHKAGYTGTLDPLASGLLPICFGQCTKFAHLLSEADKIYEVTARLGIKTDTADSYGKIIMKKNINDITIAYIFKKLTNFLGVIQQIPNIYSAIKYNGMPLYWYARNNINVQVPVRTVIVYKIVLIYFHLNILKLKIHCSKGTYIRSIIDNLGDQLCCGAHVIQLRRLNIAHISITHNNVITIPQLKILIKNYKNNLLQATLINKLILPIQYMTRNLPSIYLTYDIIKNIKYGKKQTIKIMDITKNKYVNILEKYTYKFIGIGIINHKQHITKYILI, encoded by the coding sequence ATGCCGTATCAAAAAAATATTAATGGTTTGTTGTTATTAGATAAATCCATTGGATTAACATCTAATAAAATGTTACAAAAAATTAAAATTTTATTTAATATTCATAAAGCAGGTTATACAGGTACATTAGATCCTTTAGCAAGTGGACTATTACCTATATGTTTTGGTCAATGTACTAAATTTGCTCACTTATTAAGTGAAGCAGATAAAATATATGAAGTAACAGCACGATTAGGTATTAAAACTGATACTGCAGATAGTTATGGCAAAATCATTATGAAAAAAAATATTAATGACATAACTATAGCATATATCTTTAAAAAACTCACTAATTTTTTAGGTGTAATACAACAAATCCCTAATATATATTCTGCTATAAAATATAATGGCATGCCATTATATTGGTATGCACGTAATAATATTAATGTTCAAGTTCCTGTGAGGACGGTAATTGTATATAAAATAGTATTAATATATTTTCATTTAAATATTTTAAAATTAAAGATACATTGTTCTAAAGGCACGTATATACGTAGTATTATTGATAATTTAGGAGATCAATTATGTTGTGGCGCACACGTAATACAATTACGTCGTTTAAATATAGCACATATTTCTATAACACATAACAATGTAATTACAATTCCACAATTAAAAATACTAATTAAAAATTATAAAAATAATTTATTACAAGCAACATTAATTAATAAACTAATTTTACCCATACAGTATATGACACGTAATTTACCTAGTATTTATTTAACATACGATATCATAAAAAATATAAAATATGGTAAAAAACAGACGATAAAAATAATGGATATTACCAAAAATAAATATGTGAATATTTTAGAAAAATATACATATAAATTTATTGGCATTGGCATAATCAATCATAAACAACATATTACTAAATATATACTAATATAG
- the rpoC gene encoding DNA-directed RNA polymerase subunit beta': MNDQFKYLQSQNKINDFNTIKITLASADMMRSWSFGEVKKPETINYRTFKPERDGLFCARIFGPIKDYECLCGKYKRLKHRGVVCEKCGVEVTQTKVRRDRMGHIELAAPIAHIWFLKSLPSRIGLLLNIPLKDIERVLYFEAYVVIDIGITSLKNNQILSEEQYLEVIEEFGDEFNAQMGAEAIQTLLKXINLQQEYTRLCNEIHKTNSETKRKKLTKRIKLLESFIHSSNKPEWMILTVLPVLPPDLRPLVPLDGGRFATSDLNDLYRRVINRNNRLKRLLELSAPDIIIRNEKRMLQEAVDALLDNGRRGRAITGSNKRPLKSLADMIKGKQGRFRQNLLGKRVDYSGRSVITVGPYLHLHQCGLPKKMALELFKPFIYGKLEIRGLANTIKSAKKMVEKEEPIVWDILDEVIQEHPILLNRAPTLHRLGIQAFEPILIEGKAIQLHPLVCAAYNADFDGDQMAVHVPLTLEAQLEARILMMSTNNILSPANGEPIIVPSQDVILGLYYMTKDKINARGEGMYLTGPKEAERIYLLGEVDLHARVKVRITEYLFNCKNNIFTKTTKIIDTTIGRSIFWSYVPKGLSYDLINQTLGKTSISHMLNICYRTLGLKHTVIFADQIMYTGFQYAARSGASVGIDDIIIPENKKDIVQEAENEVSEIQEQFQTGLVTAGERYNKVIDIWSAANEKVAKSMMKNLSIENIIDKTGNIQQQSSFNNIFMMADSGARGSAAQIRQLAGMRGLMAKPDGSIIETPIVANFREGLNVLQYFISTHGARKGLADTALKTANSGYLTRRLVDVAQDLVITENNCHTIKGIKMSSIITGGDIKEPLKDRVLGRVNLQDIKKPHADDILIHKNTLLNEEHCNLLEKYSIDSIVVRSVVSCETHFGVCAYCYGRDLARGHLINKGEAIGVIAAQSIGEPGTQLTMRTFHIGGAASRTATESSVQVKDQGFINLVNIKYVTNSLGKVIVTSRNVELTILNNFGKTTESYKIPYGAVITKKHGSKVXAGEIVAYWDPHTMPIISEVAGKIKFCDMIEGQNFIKQTDDLTGLSSIVVLDTAERSSLSKDYRPMLKIINEENHDIIIPGTDMPAHYFLPSKAIINFNDNMKVNIGDILARVPQESISTKDITGGLPRVADLFEARHPKDAAILAEISGIISFGKETKGKRRVVITAADHIYEEMIPKWRQLNVFEGELVNKGDIISDGPESSHDILRLRGVSAVTHYIINEVQDVYRLQGVKINDKHIEVIIRQMLRKATIINSGDSNFLVGEQVEVSQIKMLNKNFSKHNKKIILYKRNLLGITKASLATSSFISAASFQETTRVLTESAVGGKHDYLRGLKENVIVGRLIPAGTGYAYHQRRMKEEQKSKQTDNITVAAANLTELLNANLNVKK, translated from the coding sequence GTGAACGATCAATTTAAATATTTACAATCACAAAATAAAATAAACGATTTTAACACAATAAAAATTACTTTAGCTTCTGCAGATATGATGAGGTCTTGGTCTTTTGGAGAAGTAAAAAAACCAGAAACAATAAATTATCGCACATTTAAACCAGAACGCGATGGTTTATTTTGTGCTCGTATTTTTGGCCCTATAAAAGATTATGAATGTTTATGTGGTAAATACAAACGTTTAAAACATAGAGGTGTAGTTTGTGAAAAATGTGGTGTAGAAGTTACACAAACTAAAGTAAGAAGAGATAGAATGGGGCATATTGAATTAGCTGCACCTATTGCACATATTTGGTTTTTAAAATCATTACCATCACGCATCGGTTTATTATTAAATATACCATTAAAAGATATTGAAAGAGTTTTATACTTCGAAGCATATGTTGTTATTGATATAGGAATAACATCATTAAAAAACAACCAGATTTTATCAGAAGAACAATATTTAGAAGTTATAGAAGAATTTGGTGACGAATTTAATGCACAAATGGGTGCAGAAGCTATACAAACATTATTAAAAAAKATAAATCTACAACAAGAATATACCAGATTATGTAATGAAATACATAAGACTAATTCCGAAACTAAACGTAAAAAACTTACTAAACGCATTAAATTACTAGAATCCTTTATACATTCTAGCAATAAACCTGAATGGATGATTTTAACAGTTTTACCTGTACTACCACCTGATTTAAGACCTTTAGTACCGTTAGATGGCGGTCGATTTGCTACTTCAGATTTAAATGATTTATATCGTCGTGTTATAAACCGTAATAATAGGTTAAAACGTTTATTAGAATTATCTGCGCCCGATATTATTATTAGAAATGAAAAAAGAATGTTGCAAGAAGCTGTAGATGCATTATTAGATAATGGTAGACGAGGACGAGCAATTACTGGATCTAATAAACGTCCTTTAAAATCTTTAGCAGATATGATTAAAGGCAAACAAGGTAGATTTAGACAAAATTTATTAGGTAAAAGGGTGGATTATTCTGGCAGATCAGTTATTACGGTAGGTCCTTATTTACATCTGCATCAATGTGGTTTACCCAAAAAAATGGCTCTCGAATTATTTAAGCCTTTTATATATGGTAAATTAGAAATTAGAGGGTTGGCCAATACTATAAAATCTGCTAAAAAAATGGTGGAAAAAGAAGAACCAATTGTATGGGATATACTTGATGAAGTAATCCAAGAACATCCTATATTATTAAACAGAGCGCCAACTTTACATAGATTAGGCATACAAGCATTTGAACCAATTTTGATAGAAGGCAAAGCTATACAATTACATCCTTTAGTATGTGCAGCATATAATGCTGATTTTGATGGAGATCAAATGGCAGTACATGTTCCTTTAACCTTAGAAGCACAATTAGAAGCTAGAATATTAATGATGTCTACAAATAATATTTTATCTCCGGCTAATGGGGAACCTATTATTGTGCCATCACAAGATGTAATATTAGGGTTATATTACATGACTAAGGATAAAATTAATGCTAGAGGCGAAGGAATGTATTTAACAGGCCCTAAAGAAGCAGAAAGAATTTATCTTTTAGGTGAAGTAGATTTACATGCCCGTGTCAAAGTACGTATTACCGAATATTTATTTAATTGTAAAAATAACATTTTTACCAAGACAACTAAAATAATAGATACAACTATTGGAAGATCAATTTTTTGGTCTTATGTTCCTAAAGGTTTATCTTATGATCTGATTAATCAAACTTTAGGTAAAACATCAATCTCACATATGTTAAATATATGTTATAGAACTTTAGGTTTAAAACATACTGTAATTTTTGCAGACCAAATTATGTATACTGGTTTCCAGTATGCAGCTCGTTCTGGCGCATCTGTTGGAATAGATGATATTATTATACCAGAAAATAAAAAAGATATTGTTCAAGAAGCTGAAAATGAAGTATCTGAAATACAAGAACAATTTCAAACAGGATTAGTAACTGCCGGAGAACGTTATAATAAAGTTATTGATATTTGGTCTGCTGCTAATGAAAAAGTTGCTAAATCTATGATGAAAAACTTATCTATTGAAAATATTATAGATAAAACTGGTAATATTCAACAACAAAGTTCATTTAATAATATTTTTATGATGGCTGATTCCGGAGCTAGAGGATCGGCAGCACAAATTAGACAATTAGCAGGCATGCGTGGTTTAATGGCTAAACCAGATGGTTCAATTATTGAAACACCTATTGTAGCTAATTTCCGCGAAGGTTTAAATGTGTTACAATATTTTATATCTACACACGGCGCAAGAAAAGGTTTAGCAGATACAGCATTAAAAACAGCTAATTCTGGTTATTTAACACGCAGACTAGTAGACGTAGCACAAGATTTAGTGATTACAGAAAATAATTGTCATACGATTAAAGGCATTAAAATGTCTTCTATAATTACAGGAGGAGATATTAAAGAACCATTAAAAGATCGAGTATTAGGAAGAGTAAATTTACAAGATATTAAAAAACCTCATGCCGATGATATTCTCATACATAAAAATACTTTATTAAATGAAGAACATTGTAATTTATTAGAAAAATATTCTATAGATAGTATTGTTGTAAGATCAGTAGTAAGTTGTGAAACTCATTTTGGTGTATGTGCTTATTGTTACGGTAGAGATTTGGCGCGAGGACATTTGATTAATAAAGGCGAAGCTATTGGTGTTATTGCAGCACAATCAATTGGTGAACCTGGTACACAATTAACCATGAGAACTTTCCATATAGGAGGCGCGGCGTCTAGAACAGCTACAGAATCTAGTGTACAAGTTAAAGATCAGGGTTTTATTAATTTAGTAAATATTAAATATGTTACAAATTCTTTAGGTAAAGTTATAGTTACCTCTAGAAATGTAGAATTAACAATTCTCAATAATTTTGGTAAAACTACAGAAAGTTATAAAATACCTTATGGTGCAGTTATTACTAAAAAACATGGTTCTAAAGTTRCTGCAGGTGAAATAGTAGCATATTGGGATCCTCATACCATGCCAATTATTAGTGAAGTAGCTGGTAAAATAAAATTTTGTGATATGATTGAAGGACAAAATTTTATTAAACAAACAGATGATTTAACAGGTTTATCTTCTATAGTAGTTTTAGATACTGCAGAAAGAAGTAGTTTGAGTAAAGATTATCGTCCTATGTTAAAAATTATAAATGAAGAAAATCATGATATTATTATTCCTGGTACAGATATGCCTGCACATTATTTTTTACCAAGTAAAGCCATTATTAATTTTAATGATAATATGAAAGTTAATATTGGTGATATATTAGCAAGAGTACCACAAGAATCTATTAGTACTAAAGATATTACTGGAGGTTTGCCTAGAGTTGCAGACTTATTTGAAGCGCGTCATCCAAAAGATGCTGCTATTTTAGCAGAAATTAGTGGTATTATATCTTTTGGGAAAGAAACTAAAGGTAAAAGAAGAGTAGTAATAACTGCTGCAGATCATATATATGAAGAAATGATACCTAAATGGCGTCAATTAAATGTTTTTGAGGGAGAATTAGTAAATAAAGGTGATATTATTTCTGATGGTCCAGAATCTTCACATGATATCTTACGTTTACGTGGTGTTAGTGCAGTTACTCATTATATTATTAATGAAGTACAAGATGTATATAGATTGCAAGGTGTAAAAATTAATGATAAACATATAGAGGTGATTATACGTCAAATGTTGCGTAAAGCAACTATTATTAATTCAGGAGATTCAAATTTTTTAGTTGGAGAACAAGTAGAAGTATCACAAATAAAAATGTTAAATAAGAATTTTAGTAAACATAATAAAAAAATTATATTATATAAACGTAATTTATTAGGTATCACAAAAGCATCTTTGGCAACATCTTCATTTATTTCTGCAGCATCGTTTCAAGAAACAACAAGAGTTTTAACCGAATCTGCTGTAGGAGGAAAACATGATTATTTAAGAGGATTAAAAGAAAATGTTATAGTTGGTAGATTAATTCCAGCTGGCACTGGCTATGCTTATCATCAACGACGTATGAAAGAAGAACAAAAATCTAAGCAAACTGATAACATTACTGTAGCAGCAGCTAATTTAACTGAATTACTGAATGCAAATTTAAATGTTAAAAAATAA
- the dut gene encoding dUTP diphosphatase, with amino-acid sequence MKKIDIKILDSRIGSLYQLPQYATSGSAGLDLRVCINENMIVQPNSNILLPTGLAIHIRDPNIAAVIIPRSGLGHYHGIVLSNLIGLIDSDYQGHIMIPIWNRSYKKVKILPGSKIAQMIFLPIYQVQFNIVKNFTISTRNIHGFGHTGII; translated from the coding sequence ATGAAAAAAATAGATATTAAAATTTTAGATAGTCGTATTGGTAGTTTATACCAATTACCACAATATGCTACTTCTGGATCAGCTGGATTAGATTTAAGAGTTTGTATAAATGAAAACATGATAGTTCAGCCTAATAGTAACATTTTATTACCAACAGGACTAGCTATACATATTAGAGATCCTAATATAGCTGCTGTTATTATCCCAAGATCAGGATTAGGACATTATCACGGTATAGTTTTAAGTAATTTAATCGGTTTAATAGATTCTGATTATCAAGGACATATCATGATACCTATTTGGAATCGTAGTTATAAGAAAGTTAAAATATTACCTGGTTCAAAAATTGCTCAAATGATATTTTTACCAATTTATCAAGTACAATTCAATATTGTAAAAAATTTTACAATCTCTACAAGAAATATTCATGGTTTTGGTCATACAGGAATAATATAA
- the infB gene encoding translation initiation factor IF-2 gives MDLMDITVNNIALEMNMSIQKIIKYFLEIGIIKNINDHITIQEKQKLVHYLVKQKLFINTKYSHIKIDTKRKNNTSNIHQKNILSNNNLYNNEKKIVNNIKFKKIIKKPFKKVSNITNEKKKKTIIYNKNGKKNTHIRNKFSIKQNYKINNLQKTISDIYIKNNVIPVVKKKKHPQHHINKLQQAFTKPNKNIIRDIILYANKHISIQELADKMAIKSAIVTKNMMSIGILCPNNKLLDLKTAQLIVQNMGHRVIIRHKNILESSLLNTENINIKLQERNPIVTLMGHVDHGKTSLLDYILSTKIQLKESGGITQNINAYQVTHKNKNITFIDTPGHESFSLMRSRGVSITDIIILVIAIDDGIMPQTIEIIKYAQEYNVPIIVGINKIDKNIFNIEKIKNDLSQYNIISDQWGGNNIFVSLSAKTGIGVNKLLDAILLQAEMLELKSRFQGIAKGIVIESYLDKSRGPIANIIVQEGTLKKGDMILCGTTYGKIKILKNCQGTLLLTAEPSSAVEIVGLSHIPYAGDTFIVITNEKKIRSIVSYRKDQLRNKKIAIQQKNFKNKFIDLNQKHIHKIHVLLKCYTQGSIDIIKNALMQIIQKNCSIKIIHTGVGNITETDVILASTTHNIFVIGFNVKINSTAKRIMISNNINVRIFTVIYHLIDNFKNFVNSFVTPTYTYQILGMAEVKNIFTIPHIGVIAGCTVKHGFLKQHHNIRVIRNDKIIYETTIESLRRFKDSVAEVSINMECGIIIKNFNTIKIQDKIESFLKIENRK, from the coding sequence ATGGATTTAATGGATATTACTGTAAATAATATAGCTTTAGAAATGAATATGTCTATACAAAAAATTATAAAATATTTTTTAGAAATTGGCATTATTAAAAATATTAATGATCATATCACTATACAAGAAAAACAAAAATTAGTACATTATTTAGTGAAACAAAAATTATTTATTAATACAAAATATAGCCATATAAAAATTGATACGAAAAGAAAAAACAATACAAGTAATATTCATCAAAAAAACATATTATCTAATAACAATTTATATAACAATGAAAAAAAAATAGTTAATAATATTAAATTTAAAAAAATAATTAAGAAACCATTTAAAAAAGTATCTAATATTACTAATGAAAAAAAAAAAAAAACTATTATATATAATAAAAATGGTAAAAAAAACACACATATAAGAAATAAATTTTCTATAAAACAAAATTATAAAATAAATAATTTACAGAAAACAATATCTGATATATACATTAAAAACAATGTAATACCTGTTGTAAAGAAAAAAAAACATCCTCAACACCATATAAATAAATTACAACAAGCCTTTACCAAACCCAATAAAAATATTATTCGTGATATTATTCTCTATGCTAATAAACATATTAGTATACAAGAATTAGCAGATAAAATGGCAATCAAGAGTGCTATAGTGACTAAAAATATGATGAGTATAGGTATACTATGTCCCAATAACAAATTATTAGATCTAAAAACAGCACAATTAATTGTGCAAAATATGGGACATCGAGTAATTATACGACATAAAAATATATTAGAAAGCTCATTACTTAATACAGAAAATATAAATATTAAATTACAAGAACGCAATCCTATAGTTACTCTTATGGGACATGTTGATCATGGAAAAACATCATTATTAGATTATATATTATCGACAAAAATACAATTAAAAGAATCTGGTGGCATTACACAAAACATCAATGCTTATCAAGTTACACATAAAAATAAAAATATTACTTTTATTGATACTCCAGGACATGAATCATTCTCTTTAATGAGATCACGTGGAGTTAGTATTACAGATATTATTATATTGGTTATAGCTATTGATGATGGTATTATGCCTCAAACTATTGAAATTATTAAATATGCACAAGAATATAATGTACCCATCATAGTAGGAATTAATAAAATTGATAAAAACATATTTAATATAGAAAAAATTAAAAATGATCTTAGTCAATATAATATTATTTCAGATCAATGGGGTGGTAATAATATATTTGTCTCATTATCTGCTAAAACTGGGATAGGAGTTAATAAATTATTAGATGCAATCTTGTTGCAAGCAGAAATGTTAGAATTAAAATCAAGATTCCAAGGAATTGCGAAAGGTATTGTAATTGAATCTTATTTAGATAAAAGTAGAGGACCCATAGCAAATATTATAGTCCAAGAAGGTACTTTAAAAAAAGGAGATATGATATTATGTGGCACAACTTATGGTAAAATAAAAATTTTAAAAAATTGTCAAGGAACATTATTACTGACAGCTGAACCTTCTTCTGCAGTAGAAATCGTTGGTTTATCACATATACCTTATGCTGGTGATACTTTTATAGTTATTACGAATGAAAAAAAAATAAGAAGTATAGTGTCTTATAGAAAAGATCAATTACGTAATAAAAAAATTGCCATACAACAAAAAAATTTTAAAAATAAATTTATTGATTTAAATCAAAAACATATACACAAAATACATGTATTATTAAAATGTTATACTCAAGGATCTATAGACATTATAAAAAATGCATTGATGCAAATAATACAAAAAAATTGTAGTATTAAAATTATCCATACTGGTGTAGGCAATATTACAGAAACAGATGTTATATTAGCTTCTACAACTCATAATATTTTTGTGATAGGTTTTAATGTTAAAATAAATAGTACGGCTAAACGTATTATGATATCTAACAATATTAATGTGCGTATTTTTACAGTTATTTATCACTTAATTGATAATTTTAAAAATTTTGTTAATTCATTTGTTACACCTACATATACATATCAGATCTTAGGCATGGCAGAAGTAAAAAATATTTTTACTATCCCACATATTGGTGTTATTGCTGGCTGTACTGTTAAACATGGATTTTTAAAACAACATCATAATATACGTGTTATACGTAATGACAAAATAATTTATGAAACTACCATAGAATCATTAAGAAGATTTAAAGATAGCGTTGCGGAAGTAAGTATAAATATGGAATGTGGTATTATTATAAAAAATTTTAATACCATAAAAATACAAGATAAAATAGAATCATTTCTAAAAATAGAAAACCGTAAATAA
- the nusA gene encoding transcription termination factor NusA has translation MNKEILAVIEAVSNEKSLPREKIFEAMESALVSATKKKYVHDIEVSVNIDRNNGNFNTFRKWLIVKKVHYPTKEITLDAARLEDNSLNIGDYIYDKIQSINFDRITTQTAKQVIVHKVREAEKAINLAYFKQKIGKILNGIVKKTHKGYLNLDLGNNIDAIILREDMLPRENFRSGDRIKGLLFTIKKIHKENIFFISRSKIQMITELFRIEVPEIKEGLIVIKSAARDPGLRSKIAVHTLDHRIDPIGACVGIRGARVQAISNELNGEKIDIILWNKDIKKFIINAMLPAEISSIVVNDYNHKIDIAVNEKNLAQAIGRNGQNIRLASQLSGWELNIMTQENFIIKYNKKNNTLIKIFMEHLKINKDCAWKLVQEEHLSSLEAIIFHPLNKINDITTKFSISKICFQNMQNYVKNKYYNITTNKTNNSTQIVNNFLQIKNMNNKICELLIHKGIRTIEQLAEQSIEDLSDIKILNTKKAGDLIMSARNICWFKKKP, from the coding sequence ATGAATAAAGAAATACTTGCTGTTATTGAAGCAGTATCTAATGAAAAGTCTTTACCGCGCGAAAAAATATTTGAAGCTATGGAAAGCGCGTTAGTTAGCGCAACAAAAAAAAAATATGTGCATGATATAGAAGTATCAGTTAATATTGATCGCAATAATGGTAATTTTAATACTTTTAGAAAATGGTTAATTGTTAAAAAAGTACATTATCCCACAAAAGAAATTACGTTAGATGCTGCACGTCTTGAAGATAATTCATTAAATATAGGTGATTATATTTATGATAAAATTCAATCCATTAATTTTGATCGTATTACCACACAAACAGCTAAACAAGTTATTGTTCATAAGGTCAGGGAAGCAGAAAAAGCAATTAATCTTGCTTATTTTAAGCAAAAAATTGGTAAAATATTAAATGGTATAGTGAAAAAAACTCATAAAGGTTATTTAAATTTAGATTTAGGTAATAATATTGATGCTATTATTTTACGAGAAGATATGTTACCTAGAGAAAATTTTAGGTCTGGAGATCGTATTAAAGGATTATTATTTACTATTAAAAAAATACATAAAGAGAATATTTTTTTTATTAGTCGTTCTAAAATACAAATGATAACAGAGYTATTTCGTATAGAAGTACCAGAGATTAAAGAAGGATTGATAGTAATAAAATCTGCTGCTAGGGATCCTGGTTTAAGATCGAAAATAGCTGTACACACGCTTGATCATAGGATTGATCCAATTGGTGCTTGTGTTGGAATAAGAGGCGCTAGAGTGCAAGCCATATCAAATGAATTAAATGGTGAAAAAATAGATATTATTCTTTGGAATAAAGATATAAAAAAATTTATTATTAATGCAATGTTACCAGCAGAAATTTCTTCAATAGTTGTAAATGATTATAATCATAAAATTGATATTGCTGTTAATGAAAAAAATTTAGCGCAAGCAATTGGCAGAAATGGACAAAATATTCGTTTAGCATCACAATTAAGTGGTTGGGAATTAAATATTATGACTCAAGAAAATTTTATTATTAAATATAATAAAAAAAATAATACATTAATAAAAATTTTTATGGAACATTTAAAAATTAACAAAGATTGCGCATGGAAATTAGTACAAGAAGAACATTTATCTTCTTTGGAAGCAATTATATTTCACCCATTAAATAAAATTAATGATATTACTACTAAATTTAGTATTAGTAAAATATGTTTTCAAAACATGCAAAATTATGTGAAAAACAAATATTATAATATAACAACTAATAAAACAAATAATAGCACACAAATAGTAAATAATTTTCTTCAAATAAAAAATATGAATAATAAAATATGTGAATTATTAATTCATAAAGGTATTAGAACTATCGAACAATTAGCAGAACAAAGTATTGAAGATCTTTCTGATATTAAAATTTTAAATACAAAAAAAGCAGGTGATTTAATTATGTCTGCACGTAATATTTGTTGGTTTAAAAAAAAACCATAA
- a CDS encoding RlmE family RNA methyltransferase: MIFINKKKYKSKSIWLKNHFNDYYVKKVHNNFNKFRSRSWFKLEELHNIDYLFKKGMNVIDLGSSPGGWSSFASLQIGETGKIIANDMLSMRKIYNVDFIQGNLLDNNIYNKLEQKFEKQKTQIIMSDMAPNMTGIKTIDMPKSVYLNLIVLNLCKKYLVNHGSIVMKIFQSNEFKYLYHKICKMFNNVYIRKPNSSKTSSCEVYIVAKGYKKYNFV, encoded by the coding sequence ATGATTTTTATAAATAAAAAAAAGTATAAATCAAAATCAATATGGTTAAAAAATCACTTCAATGATTATTATGTAAAAAAAGTACATAATAATTTTAATAAATTTCGTTCAAGATCGTGGTTTAAATTAGAAGAATTACATAATATAGATTACCTTTTTAAAAAAGGTATGAACGTTATTGATTTGGGATCATCGCCAGGAGGATGGTCTAGTTTTGCTAGTTTACAAATAGGAGAAACAGGTAAAATTATTGCTAATGATATGTTATCAATGAGAAAGATATATAATGTAGATTTTATCCAAGGAAATTTATTAGATAATAATATATATAATAAACTAGAACAAAAATTTGAGAAACAAAAAACACAAATTATTATGTCTGATATGGCACCTAATATGACTGGAATAAAGACAATAGACATGCCAAAATCTGTATATTTAAATTTGATAGTGTTAAATTTATGTAAAAAATATTTAGTAAATCATGGCAGTATTGTAATGAAAATATTCCAAAGTAATGAATTTAAATATTTATATCATAAAATATGTAAAATGTTTAATAACGTATATATTAGAAAACCTAACTCTTCTAAAACTAGTTCTTGCGAAGTTTATATTGTTGCTAAAGGATATAAAAAATATAATTTTGTTTAA
- the rbfA gene encoding 30S ribosome-binding factor RbfA — translation MEKNKYRQLKVANELKKQISYILANNINDTRFNKLITITDVLVSKDLSFAQIFICYPHIKDTLCHNKKRELCFLNAISGYIKHILTQKIILRHIPHLKFFFDNSLNIGAHITKLLNQNNI, via the coding sequence ATGGAAAAAAATAAATATCGACAATTAAAAGTTGCTAATGAATTAAAAAAACAAATTTCATATATACTAGCGAATAATATTAATGATACACGTTTTAATAAATTAATTACAATAACAGATGTATTAGTATCAAAAGATTTATCTTTTGCACAAATATTTATTTGCTATCCACACATAAAAGACACATTATGTCATAATAAAAAACGAGAATTATGTTTCTTAAATGCAATATCAGGATACATAAAACATATTTTAACTCAAAAAATAATATTACGTCATATTCCACATTTAAAATTTTTTTTTGATAATTCTTTAAATATAGGTGCGCATATTACTAAACTACTTAACCAAAATAATATATAA
- the secG gene encoding preprotein translocase subunit SecG, giving the protein MYALFLFLFIIIDMLLISLVLLENNEMSDLSTSAINYAPPLFNTNTTNKILTNSIIVLTLLFFAFSMILGHISTKQNIVNIKTSKFYKF; this is encoded by the coding sequence ATGTATGCATTATTTTTATTTTTATTTATTATTATTGACATGCTATTAATTAGCTTAGTTTTATTAGAAAATAATGAAATGTCAGATCTTAGTACTTCTGCCATTAATTATGCTCCACCATTATTTAATACAAATACAACTAATAAGATTTTAACTAATAGTATTATTGTTCTTACTTTATTATTTTTTGCTTTTAGCATGATACTAGGACATATTAGTACTAAACAAAATATAGTAAATATTAAAACAAGTAAATTTTATAAGTTTTAA